From a single Ciconia boyciana chromosome 6, ASM3463844v1, whole genome shotgun sequence genomic region:
- the LOC140653151 gene encoding olfactory receptor 5G26-like gives MAALIRLDSQLHTPMHFFLCHLSLVDLGNSSVVARKTLVSFFEERKVISLPGCAAQMCLCGASIITECYLLAAMAYDRTMIFMYLPSSSSSPDQDKVVSVVYTLVIPMLNPLIYSLRNMEVKDALERLLEKVLVSFRNQTGKEVS, from the exons ATGGCGGCATTAATCAGGCTTGACTCTCAACTCCACACCCCCATGCACTTCTTCCTCTGCCACCTCTCTCTGGTAGACCTAGGTAATTCCTCAGTGGTTGCTCGCAAAACACTAGTGAGCttctttgaagaaagaaaagtcatcTCTCTGCCAGGGTGTGCAGCCCAGATGTGCCTTTGTGGAGCCTCCATAATCACCGAGTGTTACCTGCTGGCTGCGATGGCCTATGACCG GACTATGATCTTCATGTACCTCCCCAGTTCTAGCTCCTCCCCAGACCAGGACAAAGTGGTATCCGTTGTCTACACCCTGGTGATTCCCATGCTGAACCCCCTGATCTACAGCCTGAGGAACATGGAGGTGAAGGATGCTCTGGAGAGACTCCTAGAAAAAGTTCTTGTTTCCTTTAGAAATCAAACTGGTAAAGAGGTGTCATAA